The genomic window actaacttatgaggaactttttattaaattttcaagtattttgactcagccAAAGTTTTTACTACTTAAATATCAGCAAtatcaaaaaccataatatgaaGTTCTGAAATATTCTTAGTGATTCactcaaaatcaattttcatgtacctacaatatgatataggtattattgactttatttttttaattaaacacatCTATCATAATTAACAACTGGGTACTTGCGTACTGCAGAGCACTACATACCCACTTGATcacctttttaaaaatatttaatacttaataattaaaaattacgaataatgcatatcaattattttattaccaagCTAAGttcattattactaattaacaaacaatttacaatatgatgaactaattattacatattatattatataacaggttcattttttaagatataatttattaattttactgaaaTGAATACTAGAAtcttttacctttttttaatgctgctatataaaattgaaaattccaaATTTATGTAGTACCGTCAAATTAACTAAATCACTGATCACTAAGATTTTCCAAAACCATACAACAAAGAGGAGCtatcattgaatatatttatactgtgaAGCTGTATCTTGTaagtaaattaacaaaaaatcaaattttaacataaacatttatctatataaatatataagtatatatatttatttatttattgtaggttgccattataaaatcaagttAAGTGGTCTATCTAATGAATATAAGtgtgaaaaaataagtttcataAAATTCTAGAAAGagcaagtatttaaaatgttgaaaaaattaggttatactttgtaaaataatgtgttctttgataaaagaattatacttagagtttttaaaatactaatctaTGGTAGTAAATCGTAAGacatatgaataaaatgttatttatttattattatactttattttattgatattccATAACATAATTTCAGTGTTCTTACAATAACAAGTGCTAAAACTGTTGCCTATATAGTTGATAAagataacaattaaatgtaatacgtTATACAGAATAGATTACAACAAAACAAACTACacaattaatatctataatgtatataatttttttttttttttgttacccgtagcacaatttgttttatttctaaacaCCTTTACTTTGAAGATTactgtaaaatacaaattcaagATACCtaataactcaataattaCCTTAGAAAtagataatttgtttataatataatgactatgtaaataatttagtgaGGTATAAGACCAAGattttagtttcaaaatattgtacaaatatttagatttaacataaaatctgACTGCACTTGTTTAGTTAGTATACTACAATGCATAATTACCAAAaactttcttatattttttttaatgaatggttattagtaattaacagtacattatacactaaaaagatcaaataaaaatatatgatggtttttttttttatatataatatatatttaaatattgacatattCTAACagtgtaataaaaacatgaaGAAAAGCTGTTACTATAATAGGTGTTCATAATTTGGTAActgacttaaaaatgtataaattttatagtatttatgaaaatgtagTTTGTTCTTTAATAGGCATGATCTTTAACAAAAAGTCCAACAGAACCAGCAGCAGTCTGAACAGAACCAGCTTCGTATTTGCCTAGAGCTGATAATTTGTTTGCctaaatacaaattcaaaaaaataaaaataaacatttattctaagtgaatttaattaatatgacaTTGTACTCACCAATGCTCTCTTAAGAAGTTCATCTTGTGcagctttaatattttctttctttCCTTGCCATGCTTTCAAGACAGAAGCTTGCAGAGCACGTCCATAACTGAAACTCAATGCCCATGGTTTCTTGGCATTGTACTTGTTAATAGCATTCAAATTCACAGATGCTTCTTCCTCAGTTTGACCACcagataaaaacataattcctaaacaataattcaatTGTCAAGAgtggaataaatttaaaaatgtactaaaatgatttagtttttataaaattaccagGAACTGCTGGGGGTACAGTGCGTTGAAGAGCTGTCACTGTGGCTTTAGCGATTTCATCAGCAGTAGCCTTCTTACAGGAAGATTGTCCAGGTGTAACCATGTTAGGCTTCAAAATAGTACCTTCAAGGTATACATGATGATCATTCAAAGCTTTGTATACTGCAGCTAACACAGTTTCAGTGACTTTTTGACAACGTTCCAAATCGTGTTCTCCATCACACAATacctataaaagttaaatataaaacatataataattattttcaacaaaatatagtttaaaattagtgCATACTTCAGGTTCCACAATTGGGACAATACGGTTGGCTTGACAGATGGAAGCGTATCTAGCCAACACATTAGCATTTTCCAAAATAGCTTGATATGAAGGAATATTCTTACCAATCTTTAATACTGAACGCCACTTAGCAAAATGACATCCATCTTTTTTATACTGAGCACAACGTTGAGCCAAATCATCCAACcctgttttaaaataagttaaaaacatttttattattatttacttttgaaatTTACCTTGAGTGGTAGTTTCTCCTTCAGAACCAAATAAGTTCACAACACCCATATCAACTTTAATTCCAGGAATAATGCAACGATTTTTGAGGATTTCAACAAATGGAACACCATCATCAGTTTTTTGGTAAAGAGTCTCGTGGAATAAAATGACACCAGAAATACGATCATTTAAAGGTTCATCAGCAGTAAATAACAATTGTCTGTAGGCACGACGATTATCTTCAGTATTTTCAACTCCAATATCTTGAAGACGTTTACCCATGGTTGATACAGATTCATCAGCAGCCAACAAACCTTTACCATCAGCCACCATGGCATTGGCAATCTTGCTTAGTTCATTCTGGAGTTCTACAGATGGGTACTCAAAGTAGGTCgtcattttgataatattctgaaaataaatgttatatttaataatagttttcaagaataatacagtaaaatcacataaaagtaaataagattatttaaaacatttgtcattttttaataatgcatataaataataatttattgaattgtataaaatacctatacttgAATCAAAGATTGCAAAACGTCATTAGTCAATTAGGTATTTAGAACTATtggataattgataaaaactgtataataatataaataattttttaaaaagtactcttattaaaatatatcatatactaaTCATACAACTTAAGACATTTTTACACTCAAAGCATAGAAACATATGACTGGTATACGTTTTTACTAATATctcaatttcataaaatatgtgactCGTGACATTTCTGTAACCATCGAttcatttgattattaaataaaaatgtgcagTGTCAAAAGAGTAGTTAATATGTTGCatagaaattatttgatataaaaattaacacaaaaacttttttttaaatacttgtacttatgcatttaaattttacaataatattgttgagtgaaaaaaatgcaataataagatataacattatgtttaaatgataaaagtggcatgttaatgttaaattatatagacaaactttattgaaatataattaataaatattagtgtgaaaatgttgaaatattattgtttatttattattttgtttaatattatactatacagcaagtgtatttttaatgaaattgattttaatttataatagaattattgaaatataaactccataaaattattgatctgtaaataatataatatataacgcaTGAAAATCAaagcaaacaataaaatacaaataatattaagagcTTTATCAGAAATTAATAgtcctattataaaatgaaatcaacaacttcattaaaaatgcacataatactattatataatataaaacataaatattatataataatatagaaaaccCAAAAAATAGGAATACAACTTTTTATCAGCTtactttgaattataaataacagaataaataaaaattatacttaggaAACTAtaagttttagaaaaatataaaagttaagtaAAGTCacaatttcttaaataacACACTCACTATTGAGAGAGTTCTGAGTTACTGACACATTTAAACAACTATTGGTTATCAACAAGGTGACCTTTAGTTATATTGTTGGACTTATTTTGGTGATCTCAAAGCaactctaattaaatattgttataaacatatttttatagactatagatcaatcaagttttattttgtttataataaatggctTTATTAAAAGGtcataatctaaattaaatcagATAAAATTCTAGACGtttcacaaattattatttatacttaaattgcattaattatatgaaattgtaataaaaaataaacctaataataaaaaaaaaaaaaatacttttttatatattagaaacattagtacctacttttaactaaaaaatacattttatatatttaactaaaacttTTAAGATACATTTAGCATTTAATAGTTaactagtaataaatatagtcatcaattataaatagtatatactaaaagtaataaaataaagaagtgggtctattatctatttagacaattaaactagtttttaatgcaatttgaattacacaaaaaacaaataagtaaaaaacaaaaaaaaaataataataaatttgatattttttgggACTCAACCACCtaagttttgttttaactatttaattattccacaaaataaattaaattggaccttttttttatacattgatattccaaaaaactatttgttattatgtttgaataaataaatataattgatcatacaatacttatttttatatattttatttttattatgagtggtacactaaatattgaatagacGCCAACAAATACTTGCAACCTACAAGTAGACAGGTATTTGAACTTGAAAAAAAGGCCAAGACAACAGTGACAACAGtgacattgaataaaatagagAAACAATATTAGATGGTCATATAGAccaatcaaaattcaaaggTCACGAACacttataagtaaatacattGATCAACtgcatgtaatattatataagtgcatatctacaatttattgtaatacagaTGTGACTCCAAatctattaacaatttaaaaccgACACACCTTAATCCACGAATCGTTTCTCATTTTCGATTCATAGAATTTACAGAATTCAACAAAAAAGTCAAACAAACGAAATACGCGACACTATAATGAGCGTACTATGTGAAATAAAtggattttaattgaaattacgatgaatataatatcgaaacccttattatatattaaccgGATAACACTTACTTGTTTTTTTCACCGtcgtagaaataaaattttaaaacgagtAAGCGATACAGCTACAGAAGATAAAATGTCAGATTTTGCAGCCGCCCAGGTTTTATGGAAAACTAAAGAGTGAAAACGAAGTAGATTGTGAATTGTGGGTTGGGCATATTAGTGCATACGACGTATGGGaaaaatcaatgatattaaGGAGTTCGGGTGTAGGTCATAGGAAGGACGTAGCGTAGACAGTGTGACCTTACCTAATAACGAGAAaattaatgaacaataatattgcttttgaagaaaaaaataaaaagtagttgtaggtatttgtttattgttttaaaataatatacattaaaatggtGTTTAATGAGCTATATATTCGAATGAAAattgacaataaaaattaaataaataatggggtaaataataaataataatgctaaaATGTCATaatcatacataaaattaatataagttcttttattgtaataaatggtcataactcataatcatattgatattattatttatttaatattttgttctctTGATAGTTTttaaggtatttttatttttaagcgaGTCAGGTATGAACAACATTTCTACAAATGCATTTATAAGGACTTTATACATAaacctaatttaataataataataataataaattataaaagagatttaatttaaaaaaaagtcttcGCGCACTTATACTCGTacgtcatttttatttctattttgaaTCATGTTGTAGGTATTTGATTgttgaataattaagtatttcatataagacataataatattaataataagttgataatatttttaattatcagtcaacgaaaatgaaaaaaaattgtagctataaaagttttttagttttattaataaattttaaaaattaagggtATATTTcagttcatatataatatgataataggtATCAACGTTTTTAAATGCAGCTAAGTGCATGCATATTTTGTTTGGTAGTTTTTTGTctgttaataaacaataatacagtatTGCATAAACTTCTAGACTCTAGGCCTTACTGCCTTAGTAGTTACATCCAAAATAGAAACTATTGAATTTgtgtaaagaatattttagttagtaTATTAGatggtcaaaagtaaaatatgccCAGTAAGttcttaataattgaaaaaaatatataaaaaaataattaaggaaataacaagaatttttatactcaaattaaatttttgataaaaacagtTGTGTTTTTTGGATGTAAGTATGTAActcgaaaataaataaccgtAGACCTGAAATTTTCACAGTGTTCATAATCATTAGTATCATAAtagtatcattaaataatatacatacatagtaaATTTTTGCCATTTTTGAGCAATTAATAGGCatgagaaatttttatttttcattctataaaaaatatcgatatacctatatgtttttGGTCGGTAAAAAAGCTTAAGACTTTAATACAAGGTTGAAGATTCCGCAtcaagttttttataatagtataatactaattagaCACAGATAAACATAGAATAcatgtatcttttttttaattatttaaagttaaataataatttgttaaataatatgtcgtataattagaaatttatgtcaatttttatatttaagccttaacaatttaatagaaGGTTTTCACAAGTAAttcttagttttatattaaaaccaaGATAAGACTACCTATTATCAGTGgtgtaatgtaaaattgtGGGTAAAATAAAGAAggcatgaattaaaaaatgaaaccttaataaattaaataaataaattataatatttacctacctaaaataataaaataatatttttagctgtttagtgtttattttaGCCTATAGGttctttaaaaagtattattaaataaatacttaatgacatttaatgaaattgtacacaattttcttatgaaatacaaaaaataaatagaaaatgaacCATTTTCttgttaagtttaaaaataattttttttttttttgttatttgttatttttactgaCTTTATAgggtgataatttatttaatttaatttttttttttaattgactctttgtgataaaaatatagtcagAAGTCAGAACAgagtatacaaaaaacattaaaaatgtataaaaatatgtttgaaatattcgaCTTAATTTGCATTTCTTTCgagttgtatatataattgtatagatatatgctaggacaatttaaaatgatagcatccttcataatttaaataattttaaatcttaaaaattttaaattattttaaactaatcgaattaacatattataatatagttaattaattaatagaccTATTGTTGGAACTTGGtaaaaacaactttatttatacaagcaaattactttttaatagtatttgatAATGTGTGCAAGAGACAAATGTAGACTTTGTTTCTTCCtgttaaatacctatgtattttttttatttgagattAAGGTTATTAAGGTACACAACAATAAGTACAAAGAATTAGGTAATTAGTCaaagttcataaaatatagattaatttatttgtttatatatatttgataaagtcgattttgttttgttttaaaaattggaatAACAACAGACTTAAAATACTCACCAAATATTCTctaaatatgatatacctaatttcaaaaagttataaatgacgtacgttattttaaa from Aphis gossypii isolate Hap1 chromosome 1, ASM2018417v2, whole genome shotgun sequence includes these protein-coding regions:
- the LOC114132634 gene encoding fructose-bisphosphate aldolase; amino-acid sequence: MTTYFEYPSVELQNELSKIANAMVADGKGLLAADESVSTMGKRLQDIGVENTEDNRRAYRQLLFTADEPLNDRISGVILFHETLYQKTDDGVPFVEILKNRCIIPGIKVDMGVVNLFGSEGETTTQGLDDLAQRCAQYKKDGCHFAKWRSVLKIGKNIPSYQAILENANVLARYASICQANRIVPIVEPEVLCDGEHDLERCQKVTETVLAAVYKALNDHHVYLEGTILKPNMVTPGQSSCKKATADEIAKATVTALQRTVPPAVPGIMFLSGGQTEEEASVNLNAINKYNAKKPWALSFSYGRALQASVLKAWQGKKENIKAAQDELLKRALANKLSALGKYEAGSVQTAAGSVGLFVKDHAY